One genomic segment of Trichococcus shcherbakoviae includes these proteins:
- a CDS encoding BglG family transcription antiterminator, producing the protein MYDNRLLILLKKIIAMPQMHYWELGLKMNEPTNVLMQDLATLNELLAKNDFPTVSVDPEKYTVPKSLIAMEDALQKVFASPQIYLDEEERMYMLYLYTFIRKDFISNFHYQDLLKVSKNTTLADIKRLRCKLSEYGTTLEYQRSRGYFLEGNEADKRRMAFHSISQLLRHASGNWALNYIAEDWQETIDLEPVIRIIKAYANEHNMHYVEERIRDSLYLILYTRIRVARVQGHLTFTEKQQGVLSASPLWELAEKVYRHLFKDFEIQGEKEEIGFIVMLFLGTIEGKWESSEDEALKKITMAIISEMERIAVVSFERKEELFRNLYLHLVPAYYRILFGIELDNVLTEMIQAKHKRLFILVKRALKPLEEYAEGAMTDDEIAYFTIHFGGEIEGQINKQSTYRAAVICPSGISSSLILLSELRQMFGNISWIDGHNLESFYDLDSKEYDLVFSTVYVESAKPVFIVNPMMNAESKRHLIRAVLDAFPVDSYLGPDLNALIAIIKKHAKIENEGALRNELSMTLNPTDAYGRRYTPMLKDLLVADTIQFADQCADWEQAIRFAGNPLLENDTISSDYIAAMINKVKEFGPFIDLGKGVAIPHARPEEGVNRIGMSMLRLKEPVNLLGDEAHAVDTIICIAAIDNKTHLKALSELTGILSSEDKLSELKAATTSKEIINMFSEGEKVNG; encoded by the coding sequence ATGTACGACAATCGATTATTGATTCTCCTCAAAAAAATCATCGCCATGCCGCAGATGCATTATTGGGAATTGGGATTGAAGATGAACGAGCCGACGAACGTGCTCATGCAGGACTTAGCTACCTTGAATGAGTTGTTGGCCAAAAATGATTTTCCAACGGTGTCAGTTGATCCGGAAAAATACACCGTGCCCAAATCCTTGATCGCCATGGAGGATGCGCTTCAAAAAGTTTTCGCTTCACCGCAGATTTATCTCGATGAAGAGGAGCGGATGTATATGCTTTACCTGTATACATTCATCCGCAAAGATTTTATTTCCAATTTTCACTATCAGGATCTATTGAAAGTAAGCAAGAACACGACATTGGCCGATATCAAACGGCTGCGCTGCAAGTTGTCTGAATACGGAACTACCTTGGAATATCAGCGTTCGAGAGGGTACTTTTTGGAGGGGAATGAGGCCGATAAACGGCGGATGGCTTTCCACAGCATCAGCCAGCTGTTGCGCCACGCTTCCGGAAATTGGGCATTGAACTATATTGCGGAAGATTGGCAGGAAACGATCGACCTTGAGCCGGTCATTCGGATCATCAAGGCCTACGCAAACGAACACAATATGCATTATGTGGAGGAACGGATCCGTGACTCGCTTTATCTTATCCTTTACACGAGGATCCGGGTAGCGCGTGTCCAAGGGCACCTGACTTTTACAGAGAAACAGCAAGGAGTTCTGTCGGCAAGCCCGTTATGGGAGTTGGCAGAGAAGGTTTACCGCCACTTGTTCAAGGATTTCGAGATTCAAGGGGAGAAAGAGGAAATTGGCTTCATCGTGATGCTTTTCCTGGGAACAATCGAGGGCAAATGGGAAAGCAGCGAAGATGAAGCCCTCAAGAAAATCACAATGGCCATCATTTCCGAAATGGAACGGATCGCCGTCGTATCTTTCGAAAGGAAAGAGGAACTCTTCCGAAACCTGTATCTTCATCTGGTGCCTGCCTATTACCGCATTCTTTTCGGAATCGAGCTTGATAATGTCTTGACGGAAATGATCCAGGCCAAACACAAAAGGTTGTTCATTTTGGTGAAGCGTGCGCTTAAACCGTTAGAAGAATATGCGGAAGGTGCGATGACCGATGATGAGATCGCTTATTTCACGATCCATTTCGGCGGCGAGATAGAAGGCCAAATCAATAAGCAGAGTACGTATCGGGCAGCGGTCATTTGTCCGAGCGGCATCAGTTCTTCTTTGATTCTGCTTTCGGAGCTGCGCCAAATGTTCGGAAATATCAGTTGGATAGATGGACACAATTTGGAAAGTTTTTACGATCTCGATTCGAAGGAATATGATCTCGTCTTTTCAACCGTATATGTCGAATCCGCCAAACCCGTATTCATAGTGAACCCGATGATGAACGCGGAATCAAAAAGGCACCTGATCCGCGCAGTACTGGATGCTTTTCCGGTAGACAGTTATTTAGGGCCGGACCTGAATGCGCTCATAGCGATCATCAAGAAACATGCAAAAATTGAAAATGAAGGGGCCTTACGGAACGAGTTGAGCATGACTTTGAATCCAACAGATGCCTACGGAAGGAGATATACGCCTATGTTAAAAGATTTATTGGTAGCGGATACGATTCAATTTGCCGATCAGTGCGCTGATTGGGAGCAGGCGATCCGTTTTGCAGGAAACCCGTTATTGGAAAATGACACAATCTCGAGCGATTATATCGCAGCGATGATCAATAAAGTGAAAGAATTCGGTCCATTTATCGACTTGGGGAAAGGTGTTGCCATCCCGCATGCCAGACCGGAGGAAGGGGTCAACCGCATCGGTATGTCGATGCTGCGGCTCAAGGAACCGGTGAATCTATTGGGGGATGAAGCCCATGCAGTGGATACGATCATCTGTATCGCAGCTATCGACAACAAAACCCACCTGAAGGCATTGTCGGAATTGACCGGCATCCTGAGTTCAGAAGATAAATTGTCGGAATTGAAAGCAGCAACTACCAGCAAAGAAATCATAAATATGTTCAGTGAAGGGGAGAAAGTCAATGGTTAG
- a CDS encoding NADPH-dependent F420 reductase: protein MNVTIFGKGNMATAIAKNFEAAGNAVNYVEHETDATLDEVVVLAVPYPAVDDVISRYKEQLDGKIVVDITNPLNFETWDELVVPADGSAASEIQKKLPNSKVVKGFNTNFAGTLASGKVSGEIPTVVLLASDFADAKEQLITALKDSPLTVVDAGSLKRARELEAFGFLQMTLAVKEEITWAGGFGIVK, encoded by the coding sequence ATGAACGTAACAATTTTCGGAAAAGGCAATATGGCAACAGCAATCGCAAAGAATTTTGAAGCTGCAGGAAATGCAGTGAATTATGTTGAACATGAAACGGATGCAACACTGGATGAAGTCGTTGTATTGGCAGTCCCTTATCCTGCGGTCGATGATGTGATCAGCCGTTATAAAGAGCAATTGGACGGAAAAATTGTCGTTGATATCACCAATCCATTAAACTTCGAAACGTGGGACGAATTGGTTGTGCCGGCAGATGGCTCTGCTGCTTCGGAAATCCAGAAGAAACTTCCAAACAGCAAAGTTGTCAAAGGCTTCAACACAAATTTCGCCGGAACATTGGCTTCAGGTAAAGTCAGTGGTGAAATCCCTACAGTCGTGTTGCTGGCTTCTGATTTTGCAGACGCGAAAGAGCAATTGATCACTGCGCTGAAAGACAGCCCGTTAACGGTCGTTGACGCCGGCAGCTTGAAACGCGCACGCGAACTGGAAGCATTCGGCTTCCTGCAGATGACACTGGCCGTCAAAGAAGAAATCACATGGGCCGGTGGGTTTGGAATCGTGAAATAG
- a CDS encoding PTS ascorbate transporter subunit IIC → MNGLLDILIDIASTPAILVALIAVLGSVLQKKSTTDVVKGGVKTFVGFLVVTAGAGVIVGALEPFGEMFKVAFNMQGVIPNNEAIVAVALDQYGTSTALIMLSGMIFNILIARFTKFKYIFLTGHHTLYMACMVAVIMSVAGFTSLSLILLGGLVLGIIMSVSPALVQRFMVELTGNDSVALGHFSAVSYALSGYVGKLIGNKEKSTEDIKFPKSLGFLRDSTVSIAITMTVLYTIVALFTGSAYIQENLSGGTNYLIFALQQSGSFAAGVFVILAGVRLILNEIVPAFKGISDKLVPNAKPALDCPIVYPYAPNAVLIGFFSSFVGGLVSMVIMIFTGGVIILPGVVPHFFVGATAGVIGNSSGGLRGAIAGSFLQGMLISFLPLFLMPVLGELGFAGSTFSDADFASSGIILGSLANMGGKTAIMIGIAIVIAIMLALTALDKNKKTVTAE, encoded by the coding sequence ATGAATGGACTATTAGATATCCTGATTGACATTGCCAGTACCCCTGCCATTTTAGTAGCTTTAATCGCTGTTTTGGGTTCCGTGCTTCAAAAGAAATCAACAACAGATGTTGTCAAAGGCGGCGTAAAGACATTCGTCGGGTTCCTGGTTGTGACTGCAGGAGCCGGCGTGATCGTCGGTGCGTTGGAGCCTTTTGGGGAAATGTTCAAAGTAGCCTTTAACATGCAAGGTGTTATCCCGAATAATGAAGCAATCGTAGCTGTCGCATTAGACCAATACGGCACAAGTACAGCCCTTATCATGTTGTCGGGGATGATCTTCAACATCCTGATTGCACGCTTCACTAAATTCAAATACATTTTCTTGACCGGTCACCATACGCTGTACATGGCGTGCATGGTTGCGGTAATCATGTCCGTTGCCGGCTTCACTTCTCTGTCGCTTATTTTATTAGGTGGATTGGTTTTAGGGATCATCATGTCCGTATCGCCGGCATTGGTTCAACGCTTCATGGTTGAATTGACAGGCAATGACTCGGTAGCTTTGGGACACTTTAGTGCCGTCAGCTATGCATTGAGCGGATATGTCGGTAAATTAATCGGAAATAAAGAAAAGTCTACGGAAGACATCAAATTCCCTAAGAGCCTTGGTTTCCTTCGTGATTCAACCGTCAGCATCGCGATTACGATGACTGTTCTCTACACCATAGTTGCCTTGTTTACAGGCTCTGCATACATCCAAGAAAATTTAAGCGGCGGGACGAACTATCTGATCTTCGCTTTACAGCAGTCCGGTTCATTCGCAGCCGGCGTGTTCGTAATTCTTGCTGGTGTTCGTCTGATCCTGAATGAAATCGTTCCGGCCTTCAAAGGGATCTCCGATAAATTGGTTCCGAATGCAAAACCAGCATTGGACTGCCCAATCGTTTATCCGTATGCGCCAAATGCTGTACTGATCGGTTTCTTCTCAAGTTTTGTAGGTGGACTTGTCAGCATGGTCATCATGATCTTCACTGGCGGTGTCATCATCCTTCCGGGTGTAGTCCCACATTTCTTTGTTGGAGCGACTGCCGGGGTCATCGGGAATTCTTCAGGCGGACTAAGAGGTGCAATCGCCGGTTCATTCCTGCAAGGTATGTTGATCAGCTTCTTGCCGCTATTCTTAATGCCGGTATTGGGCGAATTAGGTTTTGCTGGATCCACATTCTCAGATGCCGACTTTGCTTCATCAGGCATCATTCTTGGCAGCCTGGCTAATATGGGCGGTAAGACAGCAATCATGATCGGTATCGCAATCGTTATTGCAATCATGCTGGCTTTGACTGCTCTTGATAAAAACAAAAAAACAGTAACCGCAGAATAA
- a CDS encoding transketolase family protein, with product MTFEAKIGKTELREVYRKFLLDKARKDDSIVVLEADLSSSMSTDKIKEELGDRYINVGIMEAQEVSCAAGLSVAGFKPYIHTFGPFASRRVFDQIFISVAYAGTNVTIIGSDAGVTAEANGGTHMPFEELSLLRAIPDAHVYEASDDKCLQAILEETYHTDGLNYVRMIRKNAIEIYPEGETFEDGFKLLREGSDVSIIASGIMVSDALQAADRLAEEGISATVIDLYRVKPVNEAALLKAAETGAIVTAENHNVIGGIGSAVAETLAELKPTLQYRVGVREAFGQVGKVDYLKEQYGLTVENIVAQAKKLVDQKTKVGVNV from the coding sequence ATGACTTTTGAAGCGAAAATTGGGAAAACCGAATTGCGTGAAGTATACCGAAAATTCTTGTTGGATAAAGCGAGAAAAGACGACAGCATCGTTGTGCTGGAAGCAGACTTGTCGAGCTCGATGTCCACGGATAAAATCAAGGAAGAGTTGGGCGATCGCTACATCAACGTAGGGATCATGGAGGCCCAGGAAGTATCTTGCGCCGCAGGACTTTCGGTAGCCGGGTTCAAACCCTATATCCATACTTTCGGACCGTTCGCGAGCAGACGGGTATTCGACCAGATCTTCATCTCGGTCGCCTATGCCGGAACGAATGTGACCATCATCGGCTCCGATGCGGGCGTCACAGCGGAGGCCAATGGTGGAACGCATATGCCTTTCGAGGAGTTGTCCCTATTGCGTGCCATCCCGGATGCGCATGTCTATGAGGCCAGCGATGACAAATGCTTGCAGGCTATCCTTGAAGAAACGTACCATACGGATGGCTTGAACTATGTGCGGATGATCCGTAAAAACGCGATCGAAATCTATCCGGAAGGAGAAACTTTCGAAGACGGCTTCAAGCTGTTGCGGGAAGGTTCCGATGTCAGCATCATCGCTTCGGGGATCATGGTATCCGATGCTTTGCAGGCTGCAGATCGGTTAGCGGAAGAAGGCATCTCAGCCACGGTCATCGATCTATATCGGGTCAAACCGGTGAATGAAGCGGCTTTACTGAAAGCTGCTGAAACGGGCGCAATCGTGACAGCCGAGAACCACAATGTCATCGGCGGCATCGGCAGCGCGGTAGCCGAAACATTGGCTGAACTGAAGCCGACTTTGCAATATCGCGTCGGCGTCCGCGAAGCTTTCGGACAAGTCGGGAAAGTGGATTATCTGAAGGAACAATACGGTCTGACCGTGGAAAACATTGTTGCACAGGCCAAAAAATTGGTTGATCAAAAAACAAAGGTTGGCGTGAACGTGTAA
- a CDS encoding PTS sugar transporter subunit IIB — MVRFGAACGSGLGSSFMVEMNIQSILRELGVSDKVTVQHYDLSSASPGEADVWFVGQDLENSAGHLGDVRFLKSIIDMNELREKVTQACKDKGLIA, encoded by the coding sequence ATGGTTAGATTTGGAGCAGCGTGTGGTTCAGGTTTGGGTTCGAGTTTTATGGTGGAAATGAACATTCAATCGATCTTAAGGGAACTGGGGGTAAGCGACAAAGTAACGGTGCAGCATTACGACCTAAGTTCTGCAAGTCCAGGTGAAGCGGATGTGTGGTTCGTTGGGCAAGACCTGGAGAATTCTGCGGGACATCTCGGCGATGTGCGCTTCTTGAAAAGCATTATTGACATGAATGAACTGCGCGAAAAAGTGACGCAAGCATGCAAAGACAAAGGTTTGATCGCATAA
- a CDS encoding SDR family oxidoreductase produces the protein MKNIEELLGYQGKTVVITGAASGMAKSATELLLSLGAKVYAVDRNETDLPVFQFISADLSQKATIDEVVAQLPEKIDALFMCHGVGIGKGKEKFIQMVNFVGQRYMVEELLPRITDGGSVTFISSTGGYGWEQNMQNVGEVLACPTFEATEKWVDEHVDLFTEEQTPDPYQFSKQCVTAYVKSKTRAPEFIGHKIRINAIGPSFTSTALIKEFNLAASSDGTEAGGAQVLHDLYLKSWNGRPGLPEEMGYPLVFIGSDLFSYLSGQVLYIDFGLTGEFDFQAASAK, from the coding sequence ATGAAAAACATCGAAGAATTATTAGGCTATCAAGGTAAGACAGTCGTGATCACTGGAGCGGCTTCCGGTATGGCAAAATCTGCCACAGAACTATTATTGAGCCTGGGCGCAAAAGTCTACGCAGTCGATCGCAATGAGACTGACTTGCCCGTATTTCAATTCATTTCTGCTGATTTAAGCCAAAAAGCGACAATCGATGAAGTTGTGGCACAATTGCCCGAGAAAATCGATGCGCTGTTCATGTGTCATGGTGTGGGTATCGGCAAAGGCAAAGAAAAATTCATCCAAATGGTCAACTTTGTTGGCCAACGCTACATGGTTGAGGAGCTGTTGCCGAGAATCACAGATGGCGGCTCAGTGACTTTCATTTCGTCCACGGGCGGCTATGGTTGGGAGCAAAACATGCAGAATGTTGGCGAGGTATTGGCTTGCCCAACATTCGAAGCAACTGAGAAATGGGTGGATGAACACGTGGATCTGTTTACAGAGGAACAGACTCCCGATCCTTATCAGTTTTCTAAGCAATGCGTCACTGCCTATGTCAAATCAAAAACGCGTGCGCCGGAATTCATCGGACATAAAATCCGGATCAACGCAATCGGGCCAAGCTTCACTTCTACGGCTTTAATCAAAGAGTTCAACTTGGCTGCCAGCAGTGATGGCACCGAAGCCGGTGGCGCACAAGTTCTGCACGATCTATACCTGAAGAGCTGGAACGGCCGTCCGGGATTGCCGGAAGAAATGGGCTATCCGTTGGTGTTTATCGGCAGTGACCTGTTCAGTTACCTGAGCGGTCAAGTTCTGTATATCGACTTTGGTTTGACCGGAGAATTCGATTTTCAGGCTGCTTCGGCAAAGTAA
- a CDS encoding transketolase — MDNQAIKNLADQIRYYTLKELNYMGYGHYGGSLSIVETLAVLYGYQLQVSPETKDDLNRDFFVLSKGHAGPALYATLFLKGYITEDWLYTLNQNGTNLPSHPDKNKTPGVDMTTGSLGQGISAATGIAYGNKLAGRNNYTYCVVGDGELNEGQCWEAIQFAAHRQLDHFILFIDDNKKQLDGYTTEICNPFDFEAKFAAFGFHTRKADGSSVEEINAAVETAKSLTGKPIAIVLDTVKGQGVPYIEDMYSNHHLRLDDAAKAAIEATTEKIGIEIGVR; from the coding sequence ATGGATAACCAAGCAATAAAAAACTTAGCAGATCAGATTCGGTACTATACCTTAAAAGAATTGAACTATATGGGTTACGGGCATTACGGCGGCAGTCTCTCGATTGTGGAGACGCTCGCCGTCCTCTATGGCTATCAACTGCAAGTAAGTCCTGAAACGAAGGATGACCTGAACCGCGATTTCTTCGTCCTTTCGAAAGGGCATGCCGGACCTGCGTTGTACGCAACCCTATTCTTGAAAGGTTACATCACTGAAGACTGGCTCTACACATTGAACCAGAATGGTACGAATTTGCCGTCGCATCCGGACAAAAATAAAACACCAGGCGTGGATATGACAACCGGATCGCTGGGTCAAGGCATTTCCGCCGCTACGGGGATTGCGTATGGGAACAAGCTTGCCGGGCGCAATAACTATACCTACTGTGTAGTCGGGGATGGTGAACTGAATGAAGGGCAATGCTGGGAAGCAATACAATTTGCCGCCCATAGACAGCTCGATCATTTCATCCTGTTCATCGACGACAACAAGAAACAACTCGATGGGTATACGACTGAAATCTGCAATCCGTTTGATTTCGAAGCGAAATTCGCTGCTTTCGGATTCCATACACGGAAAGCCGACGGATCTTCAGTTGAAGAAATCAATGCCGCAGTCGAAACGGCTAAGTCCCTGACAGGGAAGCCGATCGCCATCGTACTGGATACGGTAAAAGGTCAAGGGGTTCCGTACATCGAAGACATGTACAGCAACCACCACCTTCGCTTGGATGATGCGGCAAAGGCTGCCATTGAGGCGACTACTGAAAAAATCGGCATTGAGATAGGAGTGAGATAA
- a CDS encoding antibiotic biosynthesis monooxygenase, whose product MFEHIAWIFELTLNTKELSGLKELMNEMVNTTKENEPGTLAYEWTVSEDGEICHIYECYESDEATLAHLATFKEKYAARLMAFGDATSFVVYGSPNTAVIEALDGFGAKYMAPIGGFRR is encoded by the coding sequence ATGTTTGAACATATTGCGTGGATTTTTGAGTTAACATTAAATACTAAAGAGTTGTCCGGTTTGAAAGAACTGATGAATGAAATGGTGAACACAACAAAGGAAAATGAGCCAGGCACATTGGCTTATGAATGGACTGTTTCGGAAGATGGAGAAATTTGCCATATTTATGAATGCTACGAAAGTGATGAAGCTACTTTAGCGCATCTTGCAACATTCAAAGAAAAATATGCTGCACGTTTGATGGCCTTTGGCGATGCAACCAGTTTTGTCGTTTATGGTTCACCCAATACAGCTGTAATTGAAGCTTTGGACGGTTTTGGGGCTAAATACATGGCGCCTATCGGTGGCTTTAGACGTTAA